A portion of the Sulfurospirillum diekertiae genome contains these proteins:
- a CDS encoding OprD family outer membrane porin produces the protein MKLAKLSLVAIVVAGLASSSFAASDTLADAFKNGKVTGELRAWYFDRDTGTSNPTTATTGTIGKGNADLFSTGVMLSYVTDSLHGLSLGTTFQSSYAPFADNDAKNLYASDMYGSGAVLSEAYVTYTLGKTTAKVGRQFITSPLVSSSGSRMIKEAFQAAVLINTDLPNTTLIAGYSDKFQGRTSDYDKSVVGGDSGMPNFKKEAVFYGTGTANGGSNVFGFDGAYTAAAINTSITNLTLIGQYLFVNDVELTNGGDANVFYAEGNYVVPLSTMKLLFDATYRGSRTSNETFDSFHVEGDMYQGRVGFKELAGFNGSLAYSTVSSGQSVLLGAGNGPTTYTAPLIKGAEVTSGANTDAYKVEVGYDFTKVGVTGLKVLGQYVKINQDASSVAVGDILNKASSDTKTKYWEGQIAYDIPSLKGLTLSLEYENATKDVAALGATAASSTDFNEMRFRANYKF, from the coding sequence AGTAACGGGTGAATTAAGAGCTTGGTACTTTGATAGGGATACAGGTACTTCTAACCCAACTACGGCTACAACAGGAACAATTGGTAAAGGTAACGCTGACCTTTTTTCAACAGGTGTTATGTTGAGTTATGTAACAGATTCATTGCATGGTTTATCTCTTGGTACAACATTCCAGTCAAGCTATGCTCCATTTGCTGACAACGATGCAAAAAATCTTTATGCATCAGATATGTATGGTTCAGGGGCAGTGCTTTCAGAGGCGTATGTAACGTATACTCTTGGAAAAACAACGGCAAAAGTGGGTCGTCAATTTATTACAAGCCCCCTTGTGAGTAGTTCTGGTTCACGTATGATTAAAGAAGCCTTCCAAGCAGCGGTTCTTATCAACACGGACCTTCCAAATACAACATTAATAGCAGGATATTCTGACAAATTCCAAGGTAGAACATCCGATTATGATAAAAGTGTGGTAGGTGGTGATTCAGGGATGCCTAACTTTAAAAAAGAGGCTGTATTCTACGGAACGGGCACAGCTAATGGTGGATCAAACGTTTTTGGATTTGATGGAGCGTACACAGCTGCTGCGATTAACACATCTATCACAAACTTGACATTAATTGGTCAATACTTATTTGTCAATGATGTTGAATTAACCAATGGTGGTGATGCCAATGTTTTCTATGCAGAGGGTAACTATGTAGTACCTCTAAGCACTATGAAATTACTCTTTGATGCGACATATCGTGGTTCTAGAACATCAAATGAGACATTTGATAGTTTCCATGTTGAAGGTGATATGTACCAAGGACGTGTTGGCTTTAAAGAGCTAGCAGGCTTTAATGGATCTTTGGCCTATAGTACCGTATCAAGTGGGCAAAGTGTTCTCCTAGGTGCAGGAAATGGACCAACAACGTATACCGCTCCATTGATCAAAGGTGCCGAAGTCACTTCAGGTGCTAATACAGATGCTTATAAAGTTGAAGTTGGTTATGATTTTACAAAAGTGGGTGTTACAGGTCTTAAAGTCTTAGGACAATATGTAAAAATCAATCAAGACGCTTCATCTGTCGCTGTAGGCGATATATTGAATAAGGCCTCTAGTGATACAAAAACAAAATACTGGGAAGGACAAATTGCTTATGACATCCCTTCACTTAAAGGGTTAACGTTATCTCTTGAGTATGAAAATGCTACAAAAGATGTTGCAGCATTGGGTGCGACAGCTGCTAGTTCAACAGACTTTAATGAAATGAGATTTAGAGCTAATTACAAATTCTAA
- a CDS encoding TonB-dependent receptor encodes MNVTGKRALVFSLIALCNLYGQDSYQLEEVVATGKTGSATAFETGGKENINSQGYNKDAIDLYSGPIGISALKVVGMSPSVDYQPAEVFGSNETSFHDPLRIRGKSQSGPGGVYMLESLPISGNPGGGKTIFDLENISWIDLYKGYMPAEKSLGFSNLIGKVDMMVDRPKKEMETTVSQTVGSDHALRTFLRFDTGQMGDVSAFGSVSKTSGDKWKGEGDLDRTNVMLGMTYRPNDNFKSELFFAHSEDDHNNYYGLSYAEAKDLDTNYKKDWNTAYPTTKNANYYDWNKQSFTDDVVTANLEYRFANDSVLSFKPYYSKDRGEYWFTNMPATPATSPVTQWLVDHDRYGAVLAYEIPIIEEMAMKIGYWYGEQDLPGPPTSRRMYTVSNTGQLKYNGWNTLAEESTHTFSSPFVQFSGDIKDFSYAFGIRYLDFKLAGINSHTAGANSAAVSSDYDTALSQVALDPWSSVASKTFTEWLPSAYLGYKITSNTEVYFDYGRSYGYDVNLFPTYISNRATYVSKGVSLQKLWDKQNLEISDNYDIGLKYSIGSIVLSPNLFYTKVSGKQATIYDTQYGINYPTNNLDAESYGAEFAISGAATESIDFLASAFYNRYYYTEDFQTSALATTSTKNNQVPDAPRQGLKGSMTYKMGSWKFTPIVRYTASRYGNVEHTQEIPSFTTVDFNVDYKLPKIQGIKEGDVQLSFVNLLDKHYIASIVTPDNALAADTTQPTYLSGMPFGVYLTLGMKF; translated from the coding sequence ATGAATGTAACTGGGAAAAGAGCATTAGTGTTTAGTCTTATTGCACTGTGCAATCTGTATGGGCAAGATTCTTATCAATTAGAAGAGGTCGTTGCAACGGGAAAAACAGGGAGTGCCACAGCTTTTGAAACGGGTGGCAAAGAAAATATCAATTCACAAGGATACAATAAAGACGCCATCGATCTTTACAGTGGACCCATTGGTATTTCAGCGCTGAAAGTTGTTGGTATGTCGCCTTCAGTAGATTATCAACCTGCCGAAGTTTTTGGCTCAAATGAAACATCGTTTCACGATCCGCTACGTATTCGCGGTAAAAGTCAGTCAGGGCCTGGCGGCGTTTACATGTTAGAGTCACTCCCCATTAGTGGCAATCCAGGGGGAGGAAAAACCATATTTGATCTGGAAAATATCTCATGGATCGACCTTTACAAAGGGTATATGCCTGCTGAAAAAAGTCTTGGCTTCTCCAACCTCATTGGAAAAGTCGATATGATGGTCGATCGACCCAAAAAAGAGATGGAAACAACGGTGTCTCAAACTGTCGGTTCAGATCATGCATTACGAACCTTTTTGCGTTTTGATACGGGGCAAATGGGTGATGTTTCAGCGTTTGGATCGGTTTCTAAAACCAGTGGCGATAAATGGAAAGGCGAAGGTGATCTGGATCGAACCAACGTTATGTTAGGCATGACCTACAGACCGAATGATAACTTTAAAAGTGAGCTATTTTTTGCGCACAGCGAAGACGATCATAATAACTATTATGGGCTTTCATACGCAGAAGCTAAAGATTTGGACACGAATTATAAAAAAGACTGGAATACAGCGTATCCTACAACAAAAAATGCTAACTATTACGATTGGAATAAGCAATCTTTTACCGATGACGTCGTAACGGCAAATCTAGAGTACCGTTTTGCGAATGACTCTGTTTTAAGTTTTAAACCGTACTATTCAAAGGACAGAGGTGAATATTGGTTCACCAATATGCCCGCAACTCCAGCCACATCGCCTGTGACCCAATGGCTCGTTGATCATGATAGGTATGGCGCGGTATTGGCCTATGAGATACCAATCATCGAAGAGATGGCGATGAAAATTGGCTATTGGTATGGAGAGCAAGATCTTCCAGGACCACCAACAAGTCGAAGAATGTATACGGTCAGTAACACAGGACAATTAAAATACAATGGTTGGAATACGTTAGCAGAAGAGTCAACGCACACGTTTAGCTCACCGTTTGTACAATTCAGCGGTGACATTAAAGATTTTAGCTACGCTTTTGGCATACGATACCTTGACTTTAAACTTGCAGGAATTAACAGCCACACAGCAGGTGCGAATAGTGCTGCTGTAAGTTCAGATTACGATACAGCACTTAGCCAAGTTGCGCTTGATCCATGGTCCAGTGTTGCTTCTAAAACCTTTACTGAATGGTTACCAAGTGCCTATTTAGGCTATAAGATAACCTCCAATACGGAAGTCTATTTTGATTACGGTAGAAGTTACGGTTATGATGTCAATCTTTTCCCAACGTACATTTCCAATCGAGCGACGTATGTGAGCAAAGGGGTCTCTCTTCAGAAATTATGGGATAAGCAAAACCTAGAGATTTCCGATAACTACGATATTGGTCTAAAGTATAGCATTGGAAGCATTGTTTTGTCTCCAAATCTCTTTTATACCAAAGTATCGGGTAAACAAGCCACCATTTATGATACCCAATACGGTATAAATTATCCGACCAATAACCTTGACGCTGAAAGTTACGGTGCTGAGTTTGCCATTAGTGGTGCAGCTACGGAGTCTATAGATTTTCTTGCCAGCGCTTTTTACAATCGCTACTATTACACAGAGGACTTTCAGACCAGTGCACTAGCGACAACATCGACAAAAAACAATCAAGTGCCTGATGCCCCAAGGCAAGGGCTTAAAGGTTCTATGACGTATAAAATGGGTAGCTGGAAATTCACGCCAATCGTTCGCTATACGGCTAGCAGGTACGGTAATGTGGAACATACGCAAGAGATTCCTTCGTTTACAACGGTGGATTTTAATGTCGATTATAAATTGCCTAAAATACAAGGCATAAAAGAGGGTGATGTACAATTAAGCTTTGTTAATCTTTTGGATAAACACTATATTGCTTCGATTGTAACACCGGATAATGCACTTGCCGCCGATACAACGCAACCAACGTATTTGTCAGGCATGCCATTTGGTGTCTATTTGACGCTTGGTATGAAATTTTAA
- a CDS encoding alanine--tRNA ligase-related protein, with amino-acid sequence MLDKLFWNDPYASEIQAKIEAVEGDCIYLDQTIFYAFSGGQESDFGTIGGVEVLDATKEGTNIRYTLASGHTLHVDQNVTVKIDWQRRYSLMQHHFAAELILELLYQELGSVEKIGAHIAQDKARIDFFWHENISTLFPLLLRKATELIEKNLPIKSDYSDLVNQRRYWEIDGFAQVPCGGTHLKRTGEIGKLSLKRKNIGKGKERIEIYLDK; translated from the coding sequence ATGTTAGATAAGCTTTTTTGGAATGACCCTTATGCGAGCGAAATTCAAGCAAAAATTGAAGCGGTTGAGGGTGATTGTATTTACTTAGATCAAACCATTTTTTATGCCTTTTCAGGCGGTCAAGAGAGTGATTTTGGAACTATTGGAGGCGTTGAAGTCTTAGATGCGACGAAAGAAGGCACCAATATACGCTACACCCTAGCAAGCGGTCACACACTTCATGTGGATCAAAACGTCACAGTCAAGATCGACTGGCAGAGGCGTTATAGCTTGATGCAACACCATTTTGCCGCAGAATTAATCTTGGAACTCCTCTATCAAGAACTAGGTTCTGTGGAAAAAATCGGCGCGCACATCGCCCAAGATAAAGCACGCATTGATTTTTTTTGGCATGAAAATATTAGTACCTTATTTCCCCTCTTGCTTCGTAAAGCAACGGAATTGATCGAGAAAAACCTACCCATCAAAAGTGATTACAGCGATCTTGTAAACCAAAGACGTTACTGGGAAATCGATGGTTTCGCACAAGTTCCTTGCGGTGGCACACATTTAAAACGCACAGGTGAAATTGGTAAACTTTCCTTAAAACGAAAAAATATAGGCAAAGGTAAAGAGCGCATTGAAATTTATTTAGATAAATAA
- a CDS encoding transposase family protein encodes MKKYEQMQKHKPKDFKRHIGVNEETFNAMIEVFRQYDENRKKGLGVGGRRSLSPENKVLLMLGYYREYRTLEHIGFDYGVSESTASRIVCEVEDILIKSGRFSLPSKRELYKSNVELSFVVIDATEVPCQRPKKSKESTTQARKRVIL; translated from the coding sequence ATGAAAAAATATGAACAAATGCAAAAGCATAAACCCAAAGATTTTAAGCGCCATATTGGCGTTAATGAAGAGACATTTAACGCAATGATAGAGGTGTTTAGGCAATACGATGAGAATCGTAAAAAAGGATTAGGTGTGGGAGGGAGGAGATCTCTTTCGCCAGAAAATAAAGTACTTTTGATGCTTGGCTATTATCGTGAGTATCGCACCCTTGAACATATTGGATTTGATTATGGTGTGAGTGAATCGACAGCTTCGAGGATTGTGTGTGAAGTAGAAGATATTTTGATTAAATCTGGTAGATTTTCATTGCCAAGTAAGAGAGAACTTTATAAAAGTAATGTTGAACTTTCCTTTGTTGTCATTGATGCGACAGAAGTTCCATGCCAAAGACCCAAAAAAAGCAAAGAGAGTACTACTCAGGCAAGAAAAAGAGTCATACTCTAA
- a CDS encoding transposase family protein, whose amino-acid sequence MPKTQKKQREYYSGKKKSHTLKGQIVIDKEERIICVHTAKGTTHDFRLFQESNLPLMPCTCAYVDLGYLGIAKEHSHCQIPYKASKLHPLSDEQKKKNRQKARARICVEHVNAKIKTFQILTQKYRNRRKRFNLRFNLICGLINFDRGFAVEYK is encoded by the coding sequence ATGCCAAAGACCCAAAAAAAGCAAAGAGAGTACTACTCAGGCAAGAAAAAGAGTCATACTCTAAAAGGACAGATTGTGATTGATAAAGAGGAGAGGATTATTTGTGTGCATACCGCTAAAGGTACTACACATGATTTTAGACTGTTTCAAGAATCTAATCTTCCCTTGATGCCCTGTACCTGTGCTTATGTTGATTTAGGATATCTGGGTATTGCAAAAGAGCATAGCCATTGTCAGATTCCATATAAAGCCTCAAAACTTCATCCTTTGAGTGATGAGCAAAAAAAGAAAAACAGACAAAAAGCACGTGCTAGAATATGCGTTGAACATGTGAATGCTAAAATCAAAACATTTCAGATACTTACTCAAAAATACCGAAATAGAAGAAAACGATTCAATCTACGCTTTAATTTGATATGTGGATTAATCAACTTTGACCGTGGTTTTGCTGTGGAATACAAATGA
- the napA gene encoding nitrate reductase catalytic subunit NapA, whose product MSLSRRDFLKTSAAVSAAAAVGISVPSELKAAGEHAEKDWRWDKSVCRFCGTGCGIMVATKEGKIVAVKGDPAAPVNRGLNCIKGYFNAKIMYGADRLKEPLLRMNDKGEFDKHGQFKPVSWKRAFDEMEKHMKAAMKAGGPEAIGVFGSGQYTIHEGYVAAKLMKAGFRSNAIDPNARHCMASAVVGFMQTFGIDEPAGCYDDIELTDTIVTWGANMAEMHPILWSRVSDRKLTSPDKVKVVNLSTYTHRCSDLADTEIIFSPSTDLAIWNYIAREIVYNHPEAIDWDFVKKNTIFATGFSNIGYGMRTEAEAKKLGYSDKELEIIKKEEAKVISEKEAPGLAHLGVKAGDTMKMDKADAAMLHWEISFEDFKKGLEPYTLDYVAKIAKGNPDETIESFKAKLQTLVSLYIEKERKVVSFWTMGFNQHQRGTWVNEQAYMVHFLLGKQAKPGSGAFSLTGQPSACGTAREVGTFTHRLPADMDVSIPAHRAVSEKIWKLPEGTLNPMGYQHIMNIHRQIESGKIKFAWVNVCNPYQDTANAEHWIKAARKADNFIVCSDAYPGISAKVSDLILPSAMIYEKWGGYGNAERRTQQWKQQVLPVGEAMSDTWQWVELSKRFTIADVWGEQPIKGGKLPNVIEAAKAMGYKETDTLYDVLFANEFFKSFKAQDPIGEGFDNTEVNGDKRGVMGSDGKEWKGYGFFLQKAIWEEYRKFGAGHGHDLADFDTYHKVRGLKWPVVDGKETQWRFNAKYDPYAAKENNGEFAFYGTFAKAIKKGNLLKPTTEETYPLKNKAKIFFRPYMDPCEMPDAQYDTWLCTGRVLEHWHSGTMTMRVPELYRAVPEALCYMHPEDAKVKGFIQGELIWIESRRGSCKARVETRGRNRTPRGLVFVPWFDEKVFINKVCLDATCPLSKQTDYKKCAVKLYKA is encoded by the coding sequence ATGTCGCTTTCAAGAAGAGACTTTTTAAAAACATCTGCCGCTGTGAGCGCTGCTGCTGCGGTGGGCATTAGCGTGCCTTCCGAGCTCAAGGCTGCAGGGGAACACGCCGAAAAAGATTGGCGCTGGGACAAATCTGTGTGTCGATTCTGTGGTACCGGTTGTGGTATTATGGTGGCGACCAAAGAGGGTAAAATTGTCGCGGTCAAAGGTGATCCAGCGGCTCCCGTCAACCGTGGACTTAACTGTATCAAGGGCTATTTTAATGCCAAAATCATGTATGGCGCCGATCGTCTTAAAGAACCACTTTTACGCATGAACGACAAAGGCGAATTTGACAAACACGGTCAATTCAAACCTGTCTCATGGAAACGTGCGTTTGACGAGATGGAAAAACACATGAAAGCCGCGATGAAAGCGGGCGGTCCAGAAGCCATTGGTGTGTTTGGTTCAGGTCAATACACGATTCATGAAGGTTATGTCGCCGCAAAATTGATGAAAGCGGGCTTTCGCTCCAATGCCATCGATCCTAATGCGCGTCACTGTATGGCTTCAGCCGTTGTTGGCTTTATGCAAACCTTTGGTATCGATGAGCCGGCAGGCTGTTACGATGACATTGAACTGACCGATACCATTGTTACTTGGGGTGCCAACATGGCGGAGATGCATCCGATTTTGTGGTCAAGGGTGAGTGATCGAAAACTGACCTCTCCCGATAAAGTCAAAGTGGTGAACCTCTCTACATATACGCACCGTTGTTCTGACCTTGCGGACACGGAGATTATCTTCTCTCCAAGTACCGATCTTGCGATTTGGAACTACATTGCACGTGAGATTGTTTACAATCATCCAGAAGCGATTGATTGGGATTTTGTGAAGAAAAATACCATTTTTGCAACCGGTTTTTCGAATATCGGTTATGGTATGAGAACGGAAGCTGAGGCTAAAAAATTAGGCTACTCCGATAAAGAACTTGAGATTATTAAAAAAGAAGAAGCGAAAGTTATTTCTGAGAAAGAAGCTCCAGGTCTTGCACACTTAGGTGTTAAAGCGGGCGATACTATGAAAATGGATAAAGCAGATGCTGCGATGCTTCACTGGGAAATTAGCTTTGAAGATTTTAAAAAAGGTTTAGAGCCTTATACCCTTGATTATGTTGCAAAAATTGCTAAAGGCAATCCTGATGAGACCATCGAGAGCTTTAAAGCAAAACTGCAAACACTTGTAAGCCTTTACATTGAAAAAGAGCGTAAAGTTGTCAGCTTCTGGACAATGGGCTTTAACCAACATCAACGAGGTACATGGGTAAATGAACAAGCGTATATGGTTCACTTTCTCCTTGGCAAACAAGCCAAACCCGGTTCTGGAGCATTTTCTTTGACAGGACAACCGAGTGCGTGTGGAACAGCGCGTGAAGTCGGTACCTTTACACACCGTTTACCTGCCGATATGGACGTTTCGATTCCTGCACACAGAGCCGTGAGTGAGAAAATATGGAAATTACCAGAGGGCACACTCAATCCAATGGGTTACCAACATATTATGAATATTCACAGACAAATTGAGAGTGGCAAGATCAAATTTGCATGGGTCAATGTCTGTAATCCATACCAAGACACAGCGAACGCTGAACACTGGATCAAAGCGGCTCGTAAAGCTGACAACTTTATCGTCTGTTCTGACGCGTATCCAGGAATTTCTGCCAAAGTGTCTGATCTGATCTTACCTTCTGCGATGATTTATGAGAAATGGGGCGGATACGGTAACGCTGAGCGAAGAACACAACAATGGAAACAACAAGTTCTCCCCGTTGGCGAAGCGATGAGTGATACATGGCAATGGGTTGAGCTTTCAAAACGCTTTACGATTGCAGATGTTTGGGGTGAACAACCAATCAAGGGTGGCAAATTACCAAATGTTATCGAAGCGGCAAAAGCGATGGGCTATAAAGAGACCGATACTTTGTATGATGTTTTGTTTGCTAATGAATTTTTCAAATCTTTCAAAGCACAAGACCCTATTGGTGAAGGCTTTGATAACACCGAAGTCAACGGCGATAAACGTGGTGTCATGGGCAGTGACGGTAAAGAGTGGAAAGGGTATGGCTTCTTCTTGCAAAAAGCGATTTGGGAAGAGTACCGCAAGTTTGGGGCTGGTCATGGACATGACTTGGCTGACTTTGACACCTACCACAAAGTAAGAGGACTGAAATGGCCTGTTGTCGATGGTAAAGAGACACAATGGAGATTTAACGCTAAGTATGATCCGTATGCTGCAAAAGAAAACAATGGTGAGTTCGCATTTTATGGAACATTTGCAAAAGCGATCAAAAAAGGTAACTTACTCAAACCAACCACCGAAGAGACATACCCGCTTAAAAATAAAGCGAAAATTTTCTTTAGACCGTATATGGATCCATGCGAAATGCCAGATGCGCAGTATGATACATGGTTGTGTACAGGGCGTGTGCTAGAGCACTGGCATAGTGGTACGATGACGATGAGGGTTCCTGAGCTTTACCGTGCTGTTCCTGAGGCACTTTGTTATATGCACCCAGAAGATGCGAAAGTGAAAGGCTTTATCCAAGGCGAATTGATTTGGATAGAGAGTCGCCGTGGATCATGTAAAGCACGTGTGGAAACCAGGGGACGTAATCGAACACCGCGTGGGCTTGTATTTGTTCCTTGGTTTGATGAGAAAGTTTTCATCAACAAAGTATGTCTTGATGCAACATGTCCTCTTTCTAAACAGACGGACTATAAAAAGTGTGCGGTCAAACTTTATAAAGCATAA
- the napG gene encoding ferredoxin-type protein NapG: METTDKIAISDRRKFLALMAQSGGFMALGGMVWTGYLEEAKSAPLVLRPPAAVLEKDFMRLCIKCGQCVVACPYHTLSLAKPGDTKPLGTPFFIPREVPCHMCTDIPCVPVCPTGALDEKSVSKITEGVFELDITKARMGLAVVDVQSCIAFWGIQCDACYRACPIMDSAIKLEYRRNERTGKHAYLTPIVNSLTCTGCGLCERACVTEKAAIHVLPLEIATGNIGSHYIKGWEQGDEQRLEKASGDVTTHTKRSEKSATDYLNSNEEMFK; encoded by the coding sequence ATGGAAACAACAGATAAAATCGCAATCTCAGACCGCCGTAAATTCCTCGCTTTGATGGCTCAAAGTGGTGGATTCATGGCGTTGGGTGGCATGGTTTGGACAGGGTATTTGGAAGAGGCAAAAAGCGCTCCGTTGGTTTTACGACCACCTGCTGCAGTCTTGGAAAAGGACTTTATGCGCTTGTGCATCAAGTGTGGGCAGTGTGTTGTCGCATGTCCTTACCATACGCTTAGCCTTGCCAAACCGGGTGACACAAAGCCGTTGGGAACACCGTTTTTTATTCCTCGTGAAGTACCGTGTCACATGTGTACGGATATACCGTGTGTACCTGTCTGTCCCACGGGAGCATTGGATGAGAAGAGTGTTTCTAAAATCACTGAAGGTGTCTTTGAACTGGACATCACCAAAGCGCGCATGGGACTTGCCGTCGTTGATGTCCAGTCCTGCATCGCATTTTGGGGAATTCAGTGCGACGCGTGTTACCGAGCATGTCCTATTATGGACAGTGCGATTAAGTTAGAGTATAGACGCAATGAGCGAACGGGCAAACATGCCTATTTGACACCGATAGTCAACAGTCTTACCTGTACGGGATGTGGTTTGTGCGAGAGAGCCTGTGTCACTGAAAAAGCAGCAATCCATGTGTTGCCTTTGGAAATCGCCACAGGAAATATCGGCTCACACTATATTAAAGGCTGGGAGCAGGGGGATGAGCAACGCTTAGAAAAAGCGAGTGGTGATGTTACAACGCATACCAAACGTAGCGAGAAGTCTGCGACAGACTACTTGAATTCGAATGAGGAGATGTTCAAATGA
- the napH gene encoding quinol dehydrogenase ferredoxin subunit NapH, giving the protein MREWIRSHRFMMARRFTQLSILGLFVAANGYGFRLLNGDLSASLVMKKLPLADPFALLQILATGAIVGIDVLTGAALILLFYMVVGGRAFCSWVCPLNMVTDAANGTRRVLLLDKTVEKKVWMSRNVRYWVLALSLILSFLTGVAAFEMVSPIGILNRGIIFGMGMSAAPILCIYLFDLFAVKNGWCGHICPLGGFYSLVGRLSLVRIKHDHTKCTLCMKCKEICPEKQVLGIISKRSGAITSGECTNCGRCVEVCESDALSFGVRNYINTNVGEKE; this is encoded by the coding sequence ATGAGAGAATGGATCAGAAGCCACCGTTTTATGATGGCACGACGCTTCACTCAACTGAGCATTCTTGGTTTGTTTGTGGCTGCCAATGGTTATGGGTTTAGGCTACTCAATGGTGATTTAAGCGCCTCTTTGGTGATGAAAAAACTTCCTTTAGCCGATCCTTTTGCCTTATTGCAGATATTAGCGACGGGTGCGATTGTAGGCATAGATGTACTTACGGGTGCAGCTTTGATCCTACTGTTTTACATGGTTGTCGGTGGGCGCGCATTTTGTTCATGGGTTTGTCCTCTCAATATGGTAACCGATGCTGCAAATGGAACACGAAGAGTCCTTCTTTTGGATAAAACCGTTGAAAAGAAGGTGTGGATGAGTCGTAATGTAAGGTATTGGGTTTTGGCTCTTAGCCTTATATTATCGTTTCTGACAGGCGTGGCTGCATTTGAAATGGTCAGTCCTATTGGGATTTTAAATCGGGGTATCATCTTTGGGATGGGCATGAGCGCGGCTCCTATACTTTGCATTTATCTGTTTGATCTTTTTGCCGTAAAAAATGGCTGGTGCGGACACATTTGCCCTTTGGGCGGGTTTTACTCTCTTGTTGGGCGTTTAAGTCTGGTACGTATTAAACACGACCACACGAAGTGTACCTTGTGCATGAAGTGTAAAGAGATTTGTCCTGAGAAGCAGGTTCTTGGCATTATCTCCAAAAGGAGCGGTGCCATAACTTCAGGAGAGTGTACTAATTGTGGACGATGTGTTGAAGTGTGTGAGAGTGATGCACTCTCTTTTGGTGTGCGGAATTACATTAACACAAATGTAGGAGAAAAAGAATGA
- a CDS encoding nitrate reductase cytochrome c-type subunit, which produces MTSIKTLIMGSLISIIVASGCAVSQSYNEEDLGLRKVDLYSEKTVVGEPTSYSTVSAGESKTIQRSFENAPPLIPHDVEGMLDMTKENNACTGCHMPEVAEAVKATPIPKSHFFDMRTQKVLTEMSSARYNCSACHVPQSANEPLVQNNFKPDYRKESEKSRSNLIDNLNEGVK; this is translated from the coding sequence ATGACTAGTATAAAAACGTTGATAATGGGTTCTTTGATAAGTATTATTGTGGCAAGCGGATGTGCGGTGTCGCAATCATACAATGAAGAGGATTTAGGGCTTAGAAAGGTGGATCTCTACAGCGAAAAAACCGTTGTGGGTGAGCCAACATCATACTCAACAGTGTCTGCTGGTGAGTCAAAAACGATTCAAAGGTCGTTTGAAAATGCACCTCCGTTGATTCCACATGATGTGGAAGGAATGCTCGATATGACGAAAGAGAACAATGCGTGTACGGGTTGCCACATGCCTGAAGTTGCTGAGGCAGTGAAAGCGACTCCGATTCCGAAGTCTCACTTTTTCGATATGAGAACGCAAAAAGTGCTTACAGAGATGAGTTCTGCACGCTATAACTGTTCAGCATGTCATGTGCCTCAATCTGCCAACGAGCCTTTGGTTCAAAATAATTTTAAACCAGACTATCGTAAAGAGAGTGAGAAAAGTCGTTCAAACCTCATTGATAACCTTAATGAAGGTGTGAAGTAG
- a CDS encoding ferredoxin-type protein NapF, translating to MTNGSRRGVFTSLFGNKKAQKNQNELCVRPPYHHVGYEFLDHCVTCKDTPCMNACEEKIIVLSAATHTPYLDFTKGGCTFCEACARACPSGVLSLTCNDEKDLHVKAKIDIIACMAWHQSLCNSCLDACEPRAIQFLGLWKPQIEMDVCNGCGMCVGICPSNAIIIQEEKKA from the coding sequence ATGACAAATGGTAGCAGAAGAGGGGTTTTTACCTCTCTTTTTGGTAACAAAAAGGCGCAAAAAAATCAAAATGAGTTGTGTGTGCGCCCTCCTTACCATCATGTGGGGTATGAATTTTTGGATCATTGCGTTACATGTAAAGATACGCCTTGCATGAATGCGTGTGAAGAAAAGATTATCGTCCTCTCTGCTGCCACCCATACCCCTTACTTAGACTTTACCAAAGGTGGATGTACCTTTTGTGAAGCGTGCGCAAGGGCGTGCCCAAGTGGTGTTTTAAGTCTTACATGTAACGATGAAAAAGATTTACATGTAAAAGCGAAGATTGATATAATAGCCTGTATGGCATGGCATCAAAGTCTGTGCAATAGCTGTTTGGATGCGTGTGAACCTAGAGCCATTCAATTTTTAGGGCTTTGGAAACCGCAAATAGAGATGGATGTCTGTAATGGATGTGGCATGTGCGTCGGCATCTGTCCTAGTAATGCGATTATAATCCAAGAGGAGAAAAAGGCATGA